A genomic stretch from Candidatus Eremiobacteraceae bacterium includes:
- a CDS encoding trypsin-like peptidase domain-containing protein has protein sequence MTTLESLSNDVSGAIARAAQSVVAVDARRRATSSGVHWREGIVVTADHAVKRDSEITLTLPDGREVPAELAGRDASIDVAILRFDGAGLRTADFASPDDLAVGRLAIAIARSDDEGVAATLGVVSALGGPWRTWHGGRVDRLIRPDLNIYPGFSGGPLIDGNGAVIGMNTTGLSRQTALTVPVSTIERVVGQLLKRGKVTRGYLGVGMQQVRLPDAIRDRLHVEAGDAVIVLSVEPGGPAERAGLFIGDVLISLDDQRIDDVHDVLAFLSDDVAGRNVRASIIRAGAVTEVVIAVGERPIDEGE, from the coding sequence GTGACCACACTCGAATCACTTTCCAACGACGTCAGCGGTGCGATCGCACGCGCGGCGCAATCCGTCGTCGCCGTCGATGCGCGCAGGCGCGCGACATCGAGCGGCGTCCATTGGCGCGAGGGGATCGTCGTAACGGCCGATCACGCGGTCAAACGCGATTCTGAGATCACGCTCACGCTGCCCGACGGCCGGGAGGTGCCTGCCGAACTTGCCGGACGCGACGCGTCGATCGATGTCGCGATCTTGCGCTTCGATGGCGCCGGACTTCGGACCGCCGACTTCGCTTCACCCGACGATCTCGCGGTCGGACGTCTCGCGATCGCGATCGCACGCTCGGACGATGAAGGCGTCGCCGCCACGTTAGGCGTTGTCAGCGCCCTCGGCGGACCGTGGCGGACGTGGCACGGCGGCCGCGTCGACCGGCTTATCCGCCCCGATCTCAACATCTATCCCGGTTTTTCAGGCGGGCCGCTCATCGACGGCAACGGAGCGGTGATCGGAATGAACACCACCGGACTCTCGCGCCAAACCGCATTGACCGTGCCCGTCTCGACGATCGAGAGAGTCGTGGGCCAACTTCTCAAACGGGGCAAAGTGACGCGCGGATATCTCGGCGTAGGCATGCAGCAAGTGCGCCTGCCGGACGCGATCCGCGATCGTCTGCACGTCGAAGCCGGTGACGCCGTCATCGTGCTCTCTGTCGAGCCCGGCGGCCCGGCGGAGCGCGCCGGCCTGTTCATCGGCGACGTCCTCATTTCGCTTGACGATCAGCGGATCGACGATGTCCACGACGTGCTGGCGTTCTTGAGCGATGACGTGGCGGGCCGCAACGTGCGCGCATCGATCATCCGCGCGGGAGCGGTCACCGAAGTAGTGATCGCGGTCGGCGAGCGCCCTATCGACGAGGGCGAGTGA
- a CDS encoding trypsin-like peptidase domain-containing protein has translation MTTDLDKGLASLAESVRLSTVQVRAQRHGGGSGVVWSADGAIITNAHVVGSARDVWIESPDGRTIRGAVTLRDDRLDLAEITPISEAGSLRSATIGRAGALRVGDVVAALGAPLGIAGTLTLGIVHRATSDRLGVTRRWLEADLRLAPGNSGGPMVDALGRVVGINSMIAGGLALAVPSETADRFVRTRGVRAWLGVTTQPVAVHNAVERGANVRSIEATLGLIVVELAPGAPAELAGLSLGDVIVRAGGESIDRPDALGFALDRMVPGDPIVVEALRGKKLRSISIVTGRLTAQVDRAA, from the coding sequence ATGACGACCGACCTAGATAAGGGTCTCGCGAGTCTTGCCGAGAGCGTTCGCCTCTCGACCGTGCAGGTTCGTGCGCAACGGCACGGCGGCGGATCGGGCGTCGTGTGGAGCGCCGACGGCGCGATCATCACTAATGCGCACGTCGTCGGGTCGGCGCGCGATGTCTGGATCGAATCACCGGACGGGCGGACGATTCGCGGCGCCGTAACGCTGCGCGACGACCGTCTCGATCTCGCAGAAATCACGCCGATTTCGGAAGCCGGCAGTTTGAGAAGCGCGACGATCGGCCGCGCGGGCGCGTTGCGCGTCGGCGACGTCGTCGCGGCGCTCGGTGCGCCGCTTGGAATCGCGGGCACTCTGACGCTCGGTATCGTGCACCGGGCGACCTCAGATCGCCTCGGCGTGACGCGCCGCTGGCTCGAAGCCGATCTTCGGCTTGCGCCCGGTAACTCGGGTGGACCGATGGTCGACGCGCTCGGCCGCGTCGTGGGCATCAACAGCATGATCGCCGGCGGGCTCGCACTTGCGGTCCCAAGCGAGACGGCCGATCGCTTCGTGCGCACGCGCGGCGTACGCGCATGGTTAGGCGTGACGACGCAGCCGGTCGCGGTTCATAATGCCGTCGAACGCGGCGCCAACGTCCGTTCCATCGAAGCGACGCTCGGACTCATCGTCGTCGAGCTTGCGCCCGGCGCGCCGGCCGAGCTTGCGGGCCTGTCGCTGGGCGACGTGATCGTCCGAGCCGGTGGCGAATCGATCGACCGGCCCGATGCGCTCGGGTTCGCGCTCGACCGGATGGTACCGGGTGATCCCATCGTCGTCGAAGCGCTGCGAGGCAAGAAGCTGCGCAGCATCAGCATTGTGACCGGTAGGCTCACCGCGCAGGTCGACCGAGCGGCGTGA
- a CDS encoding response regulator transcription factor, translated as MTRVFIAADTLQARETLEAVVVSTHDFELAGSSEIEQAIKRFQSLRPLVAVVDAPDLESAYQAIETRAQVVVLGDAALEQTSELLRAGAAAVLPRDADSLAIVAAVRAAAAGLVSVMREAAPALASTSSARSWPIDEDASPHLSPREREVLRLVAAGTGNKGIALRLGISEHTVKFHVASILAKLHAGSRTEAVTEGIRRGLVML; from the coding sequence GTGACTCGGGTCTTCATCGCCGCGGATACGCTCCAAGCGCGCGAGACGTTGGAAGCCGTCGTCGTATCGACGCACGACTTCGAACTTGCGGGGTCATCGGAGATTGAACAGGCGATCAAACGCTTTCAATCCTTGCGGCCGCTGGTCGCGGTCGTCGACGCTCCTGATTTGGAATCCGCATATCAGGCGATTGAGACCCGTGCGCAGGTGGTGGTCCTCGGCGATGCCGCTTTGGAACAGACGTCCGAATTGCTGCGCGCCGGCGCGGCGGCGGTGTTGCCGCGTGATGCCGATTCGCTTGCGATCGTCGCGGCCGTCCGGGCGGCGGCGGCCGGGCTCGTCTCGGTGATGCGAGAAGCGGCGCCGGCACTCGCGTCGACAAGCAGCGCCCGATCTTGGCCGATCGATGAAGATGCGTCGCCTCATCTCTCGCCGCGAGAGCGCGAAGTTCTGCGTCTCGTCGCGGCCGGCACGGGCAACAAGGGCATCGCGCTTCGGCTAGGCATTTCGGAACACACGGTCAAGTTTCACGTCGCATCCATTCTTGCGAAGCTGCATGCCGGTTCGCGGACTGAAGCCGTGACCGAAGGGATCCGCCGCGGCCTTGTGATGCTGTAG
- a CDS encoding class I SAM-dependent methyltransferase has product MDLTEHAAKNRRHWDATADDYQTKHAAQLDWRKPPCWGVWERPESELQILGDVGGLDVLEFGCGAAQWSIALHLLGARMVALDNSARQLQHARRLMDEAGVEFPLVHASAEAVPLADDSFDLIFCDHGAMSFCDPYRSVAEAARMLRAGGRFIFNMATPLVELTYSDLESKSTETFQRDYFGLHRVEDADTVSFNLPYGEWIRVFSEHGLDVEALIELRPPEGAPSTYGDYVRLEWARRWPAENIWKTRKRLPAQGAPRSG; this is encoded by the coding sequence ATGGACCTGACCGAACATGCGGCGAAAAACCGGCGACACTGGGATGCGACCGCCGACGATTATCAAACCAAGCACGCCGCGCAGTTGGATTGGCGAAAACCACCGTGTTGGGGCGTGTGGGAGCGGCCGGAATCCGAGCTGCAGATCCTCGGCGACGTCGGAGGATTGGACGTGCTCGAATTCGGCTGCGGCGCGGCGCAGTGGTCGATCGCATTGCATTTGCTCGGCGCGCGCATGGTCGCGCTCGACAACTCCGCGCGTCAACTACAGCACGCCCGGCGCTTGATGGACGAAGCGGGCGTCGAATTTCCGCTCGTTCACGCGAGCGCTGAAGCAGTGCCGTTGGCGGATGATTCCTTCGATCTCATCTTTTGCGATCATGGCGCTATGTCGTTCTGCGATCCCTATCGCTCGGTGGCCGAAGCGGCGCGAATGCTACGCGCCGGCGGTCGTTTCATCTTCAACATGGCGACGCCGCTCGTCGAACTCACATACAGCGATCTCGAATCGAAGTCGACGGAGACATTCCAGCGCGACTACTTCGGGCTGCATCGCGTTGAGGACGCGGACACCGTCAGTTTCAATCTTCCCTATGGGGAGTGGATCCGCGTGTTCAGCGAGCACGGACTCGACGTCGAAGCGCTCATCGAATTGCGGCCACCCGAGGGCGCGCCCAGTACGTACGGAGACTATGTCCGGCTCGAATGGGCTCGGCGGTGGCCCGCCGAGAATATCTGGAAGACGCGCAAGCGCCTGCCGGCGCAGGGCGCGCCGAGGTCAGGGTAG
- a CDS encoding TonB-dependent receptor codes for MSRLIRSFTVTAIAAMVLMAGIAAQQATAGTTGGIQGYVTDGLGKAIAGVQVSAAAPSFATRTITGANGFYAMNGLPLDTYTLTFTKSGYLSQSIPGITTVQDQTSRINARLDTEAKTLGKVTVRGTTSLIQPTQTANTYVVNQTTLSNLNGTPQDPNGFQAFNSLPGVTTDNAGYPVIRAGQENDVGYQLDGVDNTDPVTGQFLNAVTLNGARSVQLSTGGYDVSAGNTNSGVINEVIDHGAYPGSGEATARAFFSTYGHELSLDYGNATPDNKFSYYFSYDGQRDGQEYGDKRSLLPLYVAFGDFTTTNDEVLNLFYRLGRDNRDEIQLLSNLSSQTFGFGFEVNGKIAPYAGNNQNVQINSEPILDNFGDTLPVPQSDYFTLYPGQVTPHQNIGVADDQTFSSVIDKLNFKRQLSPSSYAEFTLHKTIENLIFRYPYDVGSFSDFYEDLQTQGTGLGFDYANQISDKHSIGFGGDMTYYGSKYSAGFPSSESFYEPLSDIGCPQLLDNGGTGVGGCYIAPFNRAMNQANGGPFLDGTLPTDAAHAPLSTYVDDLSVSNDPIHRYDLFVKDRYQPNQRLTLTAGLRFDKQVYGLPANAAQANTSYFYNDAGNLVTVPGKPFSSDITAPSQISPRFAAAYQLGRSDVLRFSVGQNIEFATLSAVEDKYRVPTSLQNCNIANGCFIPLPGGPGTVPAGQETNHITNLYQQMNLDLTTNEFAQYTPVRPQHAINYDASWEHEFGGGTELRITPYYRKGTDYIVGNSPLLTTLASGQPVFGAAREENAGVNENTGVEFALQSQHRLGLSTSLAVTYDNTFANYDSDFFPFVNNAALAANHFFHVSYVAPITATANLVYDSPHGFHISATVPYESGYRYGVGKKVYIFTTNAKGQSVPQLVLNTDLANGYTNAYYYTDPNDPGTEQQPNIIGSRGTPEGDDPGTLHGVANTYLNLSISQDIGPKDRGYQIGLRVENLLGNYNPSSPSNNIWYENCGFGKPCGPNNSLGNPVSGTNLNAGLEPFQYNYGRAPYENEQTGLPREFTVFLSMKY; via the coding sequence ATGTCACGACTCATTCGTTCTTTCACCGTTACTGCAATCGCGGCGATGGTCCTTATGGCAGGCATCGCAGCGCAGCAGGCAACGGCTGGGACGACGGGCGGCATTCAAGGCTACGTCACCGATGGTTTAGGGAAAGCCATCGCCGGCGTCCAGGTGTCAGCTGCTGCGCCATCGTTCGCCACGCGCACCATCACGGGTGCGAACGGCTTCTACGCGATGAACGGTCTTCCACTCGACACGTACACGCTGACGTTCACGAAATCAGGGTACTTGTCGCAGTCTATCCCTGGCATCACCACCGTACAGGATCAGACATCGCGGATCAACGCGCGCCTCGACACGGAGGCAAAGACGCTCGGCAAGGTCACCGTCCGAGGCACGACGTCTCTCATCCAGCCCACGCAAACCGCAAACACGTATGTCGTCAACCAGACGACTTTGTCCAATCTCAACGGCACGCCGCAGGATCCCAACGGCTTTCAAGCGTTCAATTCGCTTCCGGGCGTGACCACCGACAATGCCGGCTATCCGGTGATCCGCGCCGGCCAGGAAAACGATGTCGGATACCAGTTGGATGGCGTCGACAACACCGATCCGGTGACGGGTCAATTCCTCAACGCCGTCACGTTGAACGGGGCGCGCAGCGTTCAGCTCTCCACCGGCGGATACGATGTCTCAGCCGGAAACACAAACTCGGGAGTCATAAACGAAGTGATCGACCACGGAGCCTATCCCGGTTCGGGCGAAGCGACTGCACGCGCGTTTTTCAGCACGTACGGACATGAACTGTCGCTCGACTACGGCAACGCGACGCCAGACAACAAGTTCTCCTACTACTTCTCTTACGACGGCCAGCGTGACGGCCAGGAATACGGCGACAAGCGGAGTCTGCTTCCGCTCTACGTCGCCTTCGGCGATTTCACGACGACGAACGACGAAGTGCTGAATCTCTTCTATCGCCTTGGTCGCGACAATCGAGACGAGATCCAGTTGCTGAGCAATCTCAGCAGCCAGACGTTTGGATTCGGCTTTGAGGTCAACGGCAAGATCGCGCCCTATGCCGGAAACAACCAAAACGTTCAGATCAACTCCGAACCGATCCTCGACAATTTCGGCGACACGCTGCCCGTGCCGCAAAGCGACTACTTCACGCTGTATCCCGGACAAGTCACGCCCCATCAGAATATCGGCGTGGCAGACGACCAGACTTTCAGCTCCGTCATCGACAAACTCAATTTCAAGCGCCAATTGTCCCCGTCAAGTTATGCTGAGTTCACATTGCACAAGACAATCGAGAATCTGATCTTTCGCTATCCGTACGACGTCGGTTCGTTCTCGGATTTCTACGAGGACCTCCAAACCCAGGGCACCGGCCTCGGGTTCGACTATGCTAACCAGATCTCCGATAAGCATTCGATCGGATTCGGCGGCGACATGACGTATTACGGCAGCAAGTACTCGGCCGGCTTCCCAAGCTCCGAGTCGTTTTACGAGCCGCTCTCCGATATCGGCTGTCCGCAACTGCTCGACAACGGCGGCACGGGTGTGGGCGGCTGCTACATCGCACCGTTCAACCGAGCTATGAACCAGGCGAACGGCGGCCCATTCCTCGACGGCACGCTGCCCACCGATGCGGCACACGCTCCGCTCAGCACGTACGTCGACGATCTATCGGTGTCCAACGACCCCATCCACCGGTATGACCTCTTCGTGAAAGACCGGTACCAGCCCAACCAACGGCTCACGCTGACCGCTGGCCTGCGATTTGACAAACAGGTCTACGGTCTGCCGGCGAATGCGGCTCAAGCCAACACGTCGTACTTCTACAACGATGCCGGCAATCTCGTCACGGTGCCCGGTAAGCCGTTCAGCTCGGACATCACGGCGCCGTCGCAGATCAGCCCGCGATTCGCGGCAGCCTATCAGTTGGGCCGCAGCGATGTCCTGCGCTTCTCAGTCGGCCAGAACATCGAGTTCGCGACGCTATCGGCAGTCGAGGACAAGTATCGTGTGCCGACCTCGCTGCAGAACTGCAACATCGCAAACGGCTGCTTCATCCCGTTGCCCGGCGGACCCGGAACGGTGCCTGCCGGTCAGGAGACCAACCACATCACCAATCTGTACCAACAGATGAATCTCGATCTGACGACAAACGAGTTCGCCCAGTACACTCCCGTGCGCCCGCAGCACGCCATCAACTACGATGCGTCGTGGGAGCACGAATTCGGCGGAGGCACCGAGCTCCGCATCACCCCTTACTATCGCAAGGGCACAGACTACATCGTCGGCAACTCGCCGTTGCTCACCACGCTCGCGAGCGGGCAACCGGTGTTCGGCGCAGCGCGCGAAGAAAATGCCGGCGTCAATGAAAACACTGGCGTCGAGTTCGCTCTACAGTCGCAGCATCGCCTGGGGCTGTCCACCTCGCTCGCCGTCACGTACGACAACACGTTTGCGAACTACGACAGCGACTTCTTCCCGTTCGTCAACAACGCTGCGTTGGCCGCGAACCACTTCTTCCATGTCTCGTATGTGGCGCCCATCACCGCAACGGCGAACCTCGTCTACGATTCACCGCACGGTTTCCATATCTCCGCGACGGTGCCGTACGAGTCGGGTTACCGCTACGGAGTCGGTAAGAAGGTGTACATCTTCACCACAAACGCGAAAGGCCAGTCCGTTCCGCAGTTGGTCCTCAACACCGATTTGGCGAACGGCTACACGAACGCATACTACTACACCGATCCCAACGATCCGGGCACGGAACAACAACCCAACATCATCGGTTCGCGCGGGACTCCCGAAGGCGATGACCCGGGCACACTTCACGGCGTCGCGAACACCTATCTCAACTTGTCGATCTCGCAAGATATCGGCCCCAAAGATCGCGGATACCAAATCGGTCTGCGCGTGGAGAACCTGCTCGGCAACTACAATCCGTCGTCGCCCTCTAACAACATCTGGTACGAGAACTGCGGATTCGGGAAGCCATGCGGGCCGAACAACAGCCTTGGTAATCCCGTGTCCGGCACGAATCTGAACGCCGGTCTGGAACCCTTCCAATACAACTACGGCCGGGCACCGTACGAAAACGAACAGACCGGCTTACCGCGCGAATTCACCGTGTTCTTGAGCATGAAGTACTAG